CAGGGCGTCGCCATTTTCATGGTCGAGCAGAACGCCAATATGGCGCTGCAGATCGCCACGCGGGGTTATGTTTTGCAAACCGGGCAGGTCGTGCTCGCCGGACCGGCAGCGGAACTCGCGGCGAACCCGGCGATCCGCGAGGCCTATCTCGGCGAATTGCAGGTCGAGGCCTGAGCCGGAGAGATTAACCGCTTTTACATTGCAGAGCACGTCGCGCATCGCCACCTGAGAAGGATGAGCGCATCCGGTCACCCTGTCGGTCTGTTCGATCCCGGAGTCGACCGGTCGTGACCCGGCGGGGCCGGATCAGTCTGATCGCTACGGCGGTGCCGGTCGTCATCATCGCGCTGCTCGTAATTTTCTGGAACTGGGACTGGTTCATCCCCATCGTGGACTCCCGAGCCTCCGCCTCGCTCGGACACAAGGTGACGATCAAACACCTTCATGTGTCGCTCGGGCGGGTCACGACCGTCCGGGCCGATGATGTCGTGGTGGCCAACCCTGCCCATTTCCCGAAAGCGGCGCCGCTGGCATCGATCCACCGGCTGACCGTCAGCCTCAACATCATCGACTACATCTTTCACGGTCGCACCGTGATCCCCGCGATCGACCTCGACGGGCCGGTGATCGACGCGGTGGCGACGCCGCAGAAACAGACGAATTACGCATTCAAACCGACCAGGCCCGCCGCCAAACCCGCGCCGCCGCCCCAGATCGGGGCACTGACCATCGAGGATGGCAAGGTCCATTTCGTCGATCCGGCGCTCAAGGCCGATGTTCATCTCGCGGTGCATACCGAGGCGGCCACCGGCATCGTCGCCGCGCAGCACCAGCCGAGCCAGATCGCGGCGACCGCCAAAGGCACCTACAATCACCAGCCGATCACCGGCACACTCACCGCCGGGGCGCTGCTCAATCTGCGCAACACCACCGCGCCCTATCCGGTCGATCTCGCGCTGGCCAACGGCGCCACCCATGTCACCCTGGTCGGCACGGTGCAGAACCCGCTGCATTTCGCCGGGGCCAATCTGCGCCTGACCCTCGCCGGGGCCAGCATGGCCGATCTTTACGCCCTCACCGGAATTCCGATCCCCGCGACGCCGCAATACCGGATCAGCGGCAACCTCGCCTACGCGAAAGGCGATATCGACTTCACCGATTTCCATGGCGTGGTTGGCGACAGCGACCTCGAAGGCAACATCCGCGAAAATCCCGGCGCGGTGCTGAGCGATGGCAAGGCGAAACCGGTCGTCCATATGGATCTCACCTCGCACCACGTCGATCTCAACGATCTCGGCGGCTTCATTGCGACCAAACCGGGTGGGACGCATGAGCCGGGGATCAGCCCGGCCCAGCGCGCCGCAGTGGCGAAATCGGAGGCGACCCACGCCAATCTGCTGCCCGACAAGCCGTTCAACCTGCCCAAGCTCAACGCCGCCAATATCTATCTGCACTACAAAGCCGATAGCATCGTCGGCAAATCGATGCCGTTCGACACGCTCACCGCCAACCTGACCATCGTGAACGGCGCGATCAACCTGCATCCGGTCAGCTTCGGGATCGGCACCGGCCGGGTCTCGGGCGATATCGC
This sequence is a window from Acidiphilium acidophilum. Protein-coding genes within it:
- a CDS encoding AsmA family protein is translated as MTRRGRISLIATAVPVVIIALLVIFWNWDWFIPIVDSRASASLGHKVTIKHLHVSLGRVTTVRADDVVVANPAHFPKAAPLASIHRLTVSLNIIDYIFHGRTVIPAIDLDGPVIDAVATPQKQTNYAFKPTRPAAKPAPPPQIGALTIEDGKVHFVDPALKADVHLAVHTEAATGIVAAQHQPSQIAATAKGTYNHQPITGTLTAGALLNLRNTTAPYPVDLALANGATHVTLVGTVQNPLHFAGANLRLTLAGASMADLYALTGIPIPATPQYRISGNLAYAKGDIDFTDFHGVVGDSDLEGNIRENPGAVLSDGKAKPVVHMDLTSHHVDLNDLGGFIATKPGGTHEPGISPAQRAAVAKSEATHANLLPDKPFNLPKLNAANIYLHYKADSIVGKSMPFDTLTANLTIVNGAINLHPVSFGIGTGRVSGDIALTPQPDKLIHAVATIDADNVNISKLMNATHVFKGGGLLQGKASLNATGNSIASWAGNGTGGLALYMTGGNLSDILVSLSGLEFGNALVAALGLPRQTDVHCFVGDFALNQGLFSTRTLLLDTGSSLVRGGGTVNLKTEAINYRIDSKPKHFSIGSLPAPINIGGTMKKPSIGPAKGPLIERGAAVVALGIVAAPLALIPTIQFGAKDPHVCQALVSEAETQSRDGRPGQAPLGTTPKAARALKVPGAKPAAKPHAPTLTTRQLNQQQLQRSH